In the genome of Bradyrhizobium ottawaense, the window GGGCTTAGTTCAACAGGAAGCCACCGTCGACGGTGATCACACTCCCCGTCATGTACCGCGACGCCTGTGACGCCAGCAGCAGAATTGCGCCGTCGAGATCGGATTCGGCGCCGACACGGCGCTGCGGGATGCGTTTGGCCAGGCGTTCGCCGGCCGGCGTCGACCAGAAGGCGTGGTTCATCTCGGTGTCGATATAGCCGGGCGCGAGCGCGTTGATGCGGATGTTCTGGCCGGCGAGCTCCAGCGCCATCGCCTTCGTCGCCTGGATGATGCCGGCCTTGGAGATCGCGTAAGGCGACACCGCCTTCAGGACGCCGGTGCCGAGCACGGAGGCGATGTTGACGATGTTGCCTGACTGCTTGCGGGCGATCATGCGCCGCGCGACTTCCGTCGCGAGGAAATAGGCGCCCTTGAGATTTGCGCCGATCACCGCGT includes:
- a CDS encoding SDR family oxidoreductase, whose product is MSGLFDVSKETILVTGASQGLGRQFARVLAAHGAAVALAARQADKLKSLEEEIRGKGGRAAAVALDVTDTASIARAVDAAEAALGPVTVLINNAGIAIEKLATEQTEADWDAVIGANLKGAYFLATEVARRMIARKQSGNIVNIASVLGTGVLKAVSPYAISKAGIIQATKAMALELAGQNIRINALAPGYIDTEMNHAFWSTPAGERLAKRIPQRRVGAESDLDGAILLLASQASRYMTGSVITVDGGFLLN